In Channa argus isolate prfri chromosome 15, Channa argus male v1.0, whole genome shotgun sequence, the DNA window GAGCACCAGTGGTGAATGAGATTCGCCCTGAGATGCTGATGGCTCTGGACATTGCTGGGCTGTCTTGACTGACACGTCTGTTAAATGCTGCATGAAGGATATATATAGTGTCTGTTGACTGGCAAACTGGGTTGGTGGTTCCCTCTGCTTAGCTTCCCTGGAAAAGCTTATGCCAGTAAACTGGAAACTAGGCTTATGCCAATTGCTCAATGTCAGATCCAGGAGGTGCAATGGACCAAATCTAAATaactctaaaaaaaataataataatacagatgAAGTCATTGAAAGTTTCTGTCTTTAATGCTTGTACCGGTCACTGTTTCAGCAAATGCTTGTCTCTTGTGCGACAGCATGAGAAGTAATTACAGTATATGGTCTGAAGGTGGTTCTAAGCTTACACTCATAGTTATAGCTCCACAGTGCATGCACACATCATAATCCCAACGTATTGTATCAGTATTACTGTATTAGCACACCAACAGGGTACTGGAGTACCCTGAGGCATGAAAACTACAagcttaaaaagaaaagtgaggcTTATAGCTTTTTATGTGGACTTGTATATAATGCTGTTatatataaaattgtttttatcaatTACTATAGCCTGCTGGCATTTTTAATCTCTATCGGGCTAAAGTCAGTTTGATAATGTACAAAATATTGAGCTGAATTAGACTTGGTGGAGTCAGTCAAATGGAGAAAggcaaaattaatttgaaaatgcaaattatttaaGCACTGTTTTACTTTCATTATATTCATccttagaaagaaaaaaatgtgagaaaGCCGATGGTAAACCACTCCTTATAGCAATCACCAAATAGTTCACTGCTGCCGCAGCAGATGAACAATATGACTGTAAAAATAGGAGGAGAAAGAATAAGGCTCTGGCCATTGATTGGTGAGGACTCCCCTACTTCATGTTTAAGACCCAGTAGCCCATGTGAAAATATTAATCCcagctgacagactgacagaggaaACAGTGCAGTAAGAAAAGAGCGAAAAGACGCAGCCACAGAACTTCTGGCCATAGTTCAAAGAAGTATGAAAAGGTTCCTCCAGTCCAGAAGCACCTAATTGCACCAAAATGAGCTGTGCATTCAGAAAAATCAGTGTGCAAGTTATCTGGGTAAGGGTAAGGTGAGTTTTCTGTGAGTAATGAAGAGGTTGAAATACCATAGAAGTAAGTTCAAAGACACTGCAGCAGTGTTCCTCTGCAAACCAAGGTGCCCTGCTactaaaacagtttatttaaaacactactgaacttcacgttgttgatAACATGATTCCATTTGTTTCACATGTGTCTCTTAAATAAGATTTCTTCAGAGATCTAAAACATACAGgttgtatttaaattattaaaagattAGATGAGAGAGCAAATAAAACATCATCAAAGGTATCTCACCTTAAGAAGCAGTTGGCATTGCTCAACACAGAGTCCACAGCCACCAGagtcccaccacacacatgGTTTCCATTCACCTGTAGACTGGCCATCCATGGCCACATGCCAGCTGTTGCTGAGTTTCCTCCCAAAATACGAGTATTTATCGAGGCTTGACCACAGACCACAGCTGgataaaaatgccaaagttaGACGAACAGAAAGTATTTTAACAACAATGAAGATATGTAAGCATGGACAGTCAAGCCATAGTCAAGCTTTGTTTAAACCATAAGAACAGATTCCAAAGTTTCCAAATACTCCACATATAAATATAGCAGGCTGATTTATGGTAATGGGAATAAAGAAATGACCAAAACATCTCGTGTATTTCTGTTTGATGGACTGCAGACATAAATCTCTTGAttccaaatattttaaatggtaaatgttctgcacttatattgcgcttttctacctattggcactcaaagcgaattacactgcttctcactcacccattcacactcacaatcacacgcaccatcatacaccgatggggaagctgctatgcagctggccaacggtcaccgggagcaactaagttggggtttagtgtcatgttcaaggacacttcgacatgtgactggaggagccggggattgaaccaacaactgtgagattggtggacaacctctctaccttcctgcgccacagtcgtgAAGTGATTTTACTCAGTGTAACTATCAAAAAGCTCAGAAAAAGTTGGACAAACGTAGAGAAATAGTAAAATCCATCAGATCCATTCAGTCTGAACACAGCAGGCACTCACGTTTAGTTACTGAAGCGGACATGGTTGAAGTGGGGGTGCTTGGTCTAAAGGTGGTTGATTTGGTTGAAGGGAGGGTGGTTGATGTGGAGGTGACTAAAGAGAAAGTAGTTGATCTGGAGGTGGTTGAAGGCAGGATAGTTGGAGTTGAGGTGGATGAAGCAAGAGTGGTGGGTGTAAAGGTGGTTGAAAGATGGATGGTTGATGTGATGGTTGTTGAAGCGAGAAGGGTTGTTTTGAAGGTCGTAGAAGGTAGAATGGTTGATGTGGATGTAGTTGACTTGGAAGTTGAAGTGATTGGTGCCATTGTGGTTGATGTAGAGGGGGTTAAAGGGAGGGTGGTTGATGTGGAGGTGGATGAAGGGAGGAGGGTTGATTTGGAAGCGGTGGATGGGAGGGTGGTTGATGTGGAGGTGGTTAAAGCGAGGGTGGTTAATGTGGAGGTGGTCTGTGTCGAGGTGGTGGAAGGGGATGTGAAAATAGATGACATGGAGGTGACTGAAGGGTAAGGGATTGATGTGGAGGTCGGTGAAGGCAGGATAGTTGAAGTTGAGGTGGATGAATGAAGGGTGGTTGATGTGGAGGTGGTTGATGTAAAGGTGGTTGAAGGGGGTGTGATTAATGTGGAATGTTGAAGGTGGGGTGGATGATGTGGTAGTTGTTGAGGTGGAGGTGGTTGAAGGTGGGGTGGGTGATGTGGTGGTTGTTGAGGTGGAGGTGGTTGAAGGTGGGGTGGGTGATGTGGTGGTTGTTGAGGTGGTTAAAGGTGGGGTGGGTGATGTGGCGGTTGTTGAGGTGGTTGAAGGTCGGGTGGGTGATGTGGTGATTGTTGAGGTGGAGGTGGTTGAAGGTGGGGTGGGTGATGTGGTGGTTGATGAGGTGGTTGAAGGTGGGGTGGGTGATGTGGTGGTTGTTGAGGTGGTTGAAGGTGGGGTGGGTGATGTGGTGGTTGATGAGGTGGAGGTGGTTGAAGGTGGGGTGGGTGATGTGGTAGTTGTTGAGGTAGAGGTGGTTGAAGGTGGGGTGGGTGATGTGGTGGTTGTTGAGATGGAAGTGGTTGTAGGTGGGGTGGGTGATGTGGTGGTTGTTGAGGTGGAGGTGCTTGAAGGTGGGGTGGGTGATGTGGTGGTTGTTGAGGTAGAGGTGGTTAAAGGTGGGGTGGGTGATGTGGTGGTTGTTGAGGTGGTTAAAGGTGGGGTGGGTGATGTGGTGGTTGTTGAGGTGGTTGAAGGTCGGGTGGGTGATGTGGTGGTTGTTGAGGTGGAGGTGGTTGAAGGTGGGGTGGGTGATGTGGTAGTTGTTGAGGTGGTTAAAGGGGGGGTGGGTGATGTGGCGGTTGTTGAGGTGGTTGAAGGTCGGGTGGGTGATGTGGTGGTTGTTGAGGTGGAAGTGGTTGAAGGTGGGGTGGGTGATGTGGTGGTTGTTGAGTTGGAAGTGGTTGAAGGTGGGGTGAGTGATGTGGTGATTGTTGAGGTGGAGGTGGTTGAAGGTGGGGTGGGTGATGTGGTGGTTGATGAGGTGGGGGTGGTTGAAGGTGGGGTGGGTGATGTGGTGGTTGTTGAGGTAGAGGTGGTTAAAGGTGGGGTGGGTGATGTGGTGGTTGTTGAGGTGGTTAAAGGTGGGGTGGGTGATGTGGTGGTTGTTGAGGTGGAGGTGGTTGAAGGTGGGGTGGGTGATGTGGTGGTTGTTGAGGTGGAAGTGGTTGAAGGTGGGGTGGGTGATGTGGTGGTTGTTGAGGTGGTTAAAGGTGGGGTGGGTGATGTGGTGGTTGTTGAGGTCGTTGAAGGTCGGGTGGGTGATGTGGTGGTTGTTGAGGTGGAGGTGGTTGAAGGTGGGGTGGGTGATGTGGTGGTTGTTGAGGTGGTTGAAGGTAGGGTGGTTGATGTGGTGGTTGTTGAGATGGTTAAAGGTCGGGTGGGTGATGTGGTGGTTGTTGAGGTGGAGGTGGTTGAAGGTGGGGTGGGTGATGTGGTGGTTGTTGAGGTGGTTGAAGGTGGGGTGGGTGATGTGGTGGTTGTTGAGGTGGAGGTGGTTGAAGGTGGGGTGGGTGATGTGGTGGTTGTTGAGGTGGAGGTGGTTGAAGGTGGGGTGGGTGATGTGGAGGTTGTTGAGTTGGAAGTGGTTGAAGGTGGGGTGAGTGATGTGGTGATTGTTGAGGTGGAGGTGGTTGAAGGTGGGGTGGGTGATGTGGTGGTTGTTGAGGTAGAGGTGGTTAAAGGTGGGGTGGGTGATGTGGTGGTTGTTGAGGTGGTTAAAGGTGACATACAATATCTGTGATAACTATATATAGTCATTGCCACTATTGCTACCATGTTACCATAAcagcaaatatttacttttacttcaaaCACTGTGTTTTTGCTAATGTCACAGGAAGATTATCATAAACATTTCCCCAAAACCTGAGTTACAGACAGGCTTTATTGCTCCATGTTTAAATGGAGAACTTTTGTCACTAATGTTATCttgcttttctttcaaaatgaatGTGTCCTGTTGTTTAATGACCCACCTCCATTTCCAATGTTGCCCCAGCCGGTGACCCAGGAGTCAGTGCCATTGTAGAAGGTGCTGCCTGATGCTGCCAGACAGACGGGCAAAACGTAGTTGGTGAAGGTCACTGGTGAAGAGAGCTTCAGCAGGCAGATGTCATTGTCATTAGTTGTAGAGTCATAGTTGGGATTGTTGATGATCTGTGTTACTGTCCGAGACTGCTCATTGGGGTTGGATTCCTCTTGACTCTGGCGACCCACATACACAACCAGATCGCTTGTGTCGAAGCTGATACAACcagaagagaaataaaacaatataaagatGTGGGAAGCACAGCAATTAATAGTGCATTTTAAAACCTTCTTATAAACTAGTCCTAACCATTGGGCTGCAAGCAGCTAAAAAGACGGACAGTTCCCCGGTTCAGGAAATTCCATTTGCTGCCTATGACTATGTTTGATTTGGCCGCAGATAAGATATAAAGAGACGAGAGCAGTGTCTTTTACCTTATAGTTTTACTTAGGCTGTTAATATGTGGAACAAAGGGGTAATAACCCCCACTGGTtgtagatatttttatttactaggGTGGGGAACAACCTAATGTTGGGCaataaactttttaatgttACACACATCTAGCAGCCTGTGCTTCTGGTCACAAGAGTGTTTTTAGGGGatgaatgtcatttttttatgatAGGTATTTTTTTGTTACCAAGGGTGGGTGTGTAAATTGCAAAATCAAATCTTATGTTGCTAACACGATAAGCCTCATTTGTTCATAGGCACAAAGAATTATGTGACTTCTTTCTTGAAAAACTGGAGAATGTGACCTCGTTTTAAATGTACCAGTGACATCCATGAAATGCGGAGCCGCACTTGAAGGATGGTAAATTTCTAGCAACCTTCTCTGTCGTTAATCTGAATTGACTGAAttctattttaatttgtgtttttttttttttttggtatttaagGTTAGCTATAATGTCTTTATCACTTTCTTAATTTTCACAGTTTTGATCTACTGTAGTCGAACATTTCTGTTTGACTACACTAGAGGAATACGTTGTCTTTTACCTTATAGTTTTAAACAGCTGAGGCGATGTACACACAGAGACGTTTAGCTAAATTGAAGCACGTATGACGCCCTGTCAGATTAAGCTGCCAAAGAATAAATGACTTATGAACAGGCATAATTAACACACTATTCAGGAACTTTTGTGGGAGGgttgaactttttaaaataagatcaatttgtatttactgtgtaaCACTTacgtattttaaaatataactcATGCTCCATATCATGCTCCCTGCAACTGCTCGGATTTATTTCATCAACACAAGAGGTGTGTATTAGCCTGTTATTCGTTGCTTTGCATGAACGCACCTTGTTTTGTGATACCTTGGTTTTAATCATACTGAGGATGTCACATACAATATAGCACCGTTGTTCATGTCACTGTATGATTCTAAAATGATCTCGTTATCAAACCAGAATGTCTTTGACCCCATGATAAACAGTCCGCAATTTCTGTAGAATTCTTATGAGACTTCAATGTATAAACGTCCTTATCCTGCTTTATAActccacattcattttaatttcttgtttttcttcctttcaccAGAATTAGTGATTAGCAAAATATATTCTTGTggaggccctgagagctcaTAGCACTGCAAATTGACATatcatgcaaatagacaaaacacaagcaaatttgaaaaacttcatcaatttgaaaacacaggcgcagcattaagaaacacactgcaaaaaagccacaacacaacccaATTGAGAAACaagctgcaaaaagccacaatgCAGCATTTAGCTTTTTGCTATGCATTtgtcaattttgttatgttgtggcttttgcaggaCATTTCTTTATGCtattgtatgtgcatgtttttatttttcagtttgcaATGCTACTAGCTCACAGGGCCAAATGATCCCAATGTGagatttaatgtttgtttaacattttatatcttAAGAGCTGCATTGGGATGGGAATTAAAAGTAGATAATGCacccaaaaatatattttttaaaaatgtatcttttttggTGCTGCTCCAGCTGGTGAACATCCAAGGTGAGTGCCAAAGCCTAATCGCTGTAAGTAGTTTCACTATGGAGACCTCTGTAATTGACCATTTGACCACTTCTTGAAAAGGCaacatgaaattattaaaatttctGTTACATTGTAACTCATTCGTACTTGATGGTTGGGGGGGAAATTTCCTTAATGAATTGAAGTACTAAAATAGTGCTGTGCTGCAGGCTGTTCTCaaattgccccccccccccccaagtcaCTCTTATTCATGACTTATATCTAATGTATgaagaataaatacataatatattAACTATTCATTATAATATTTAGCCTCTGTAACTCCCCTTTGTTTAATCCCAGACTGAATCCTTTATAAGACCAGGGCTCTGTGGGGGTCGTTACATTTTTTGGCTtgactttttgttcttttcttcttcttttccaaaTTGCCAAGATGTAAATCCTGTGTCAGTTTAAGATGTTTTCCCAGAAAGAAACAATGCAAGTAAGAAATGATTCTTTGATATATAGTTTAAATACATCTGATATTGTAACcaataacaacatttttttttaccttttcctaAGGTGGTACCTATATGGGGGCTTGCCATCCCTCTCCCAGCAGTGTTGATGATCACTGTGAGCTTCTACATGATCATCTTGGGGATTGGCCTTTTGATTCGTTTCTGTCTCAAGGTTGGTACTGTTAACACAGTCACAAAAGTGGAGCAGAGAGGCCCCATCCTtagtttgtaaatgttaaagGGGACTTCACCCATTTACAACCTGctgtctgtggctttagtttagggtgtaaatgtactgtactaataatgcttttaaacttccctctgacttccctgtattagttTTTAGGGAGATGTTTTAATGTGGGGaattcagagggaagtttaatggcattcatttacatgtactattCAAACTAGATTCAAAAGAACCAAGTTCAATATCTGTGAATGCGtcctttaaataaagaaaatatgtggTATTATGCAGCTTCCAAAATTAACAAGAAGTCAGAAAAGAGAAGAGTGAAGTAAACGTTAATGAAAAAGGAACGAAGACTTTCACATCCAGCTACTGGATAATCATTACCAGTATGAAAACAAGTGTTATGTCACTGTTTGTAATGAATTGTGTAATGTTCTGTGTATGCTGCCCAATGGTTTTAGTAATGGAGGCATAAAGCATCCGACTAACTATGCATTGCTGCGACTCCTCAATCAGTGTTCTTCAGTATGTTGGTTTTTAGTGTTGCACTGCTGCTGTAGAATCGTTGGTACTTAAGATCATTCTTAGGTTTGACTGTAGCATGTATGTAAAGGTGCAGGCTATAAGATTGCTCAGTCATAACTTGgggttgttcttttttttgtcaaaagtaGTGACATGTAAAATTCTGATTATAAAtaggacaaagacaacatgttaaaactgtgtttaaatctgttgattttaattttgaccACAGCAACATGTTTCAAACTTGGATGTAACTTTACACATACGTGCAGGAGACTGCCCTGAACACGCGTGTTAAACGTTTCTCCACTGGGGGGCGCTATTTtgggtgcttttattttgggtATTTTATcttcagaacttcattagtgttgagagggcaagatggcaacagttgatttctttggacaggctgccatctgctggagacttggtgaatagcaattgaaaacttaTGTGCTGTTACTTCTAAATTGttcaatatctcaaaaactacacatgctaacGTGGTGAAACTTGGTGaacagctgccccatgatgaaatgcttcacatgttacagtgttgcctcTATTGCTTGGCTGGACATGTCGTTTCTAcaacgttcagagctgcagattcggccatggctgcagcagctgcagcggctggctttcagcaatcacacgcattttctgtaggaaatgcccattctagttattattattattattattattattattattattattattattattattattattattccgtattcttcTCCCCGTTTTTTGGCagctgtaagtcctgaatgctaacagctgcaaacatggttccaactgtaatatgttaaacatggttgggagaggtgtgcttaCTACCCTGTGTGCTGACAgctaatatactgtaattattatgaatattgaaatgattttttttttgaatggaaagtctatgggagtgatgtttaaactgcaatatttcaaaaactacacatggtagcatgatgaaGCTTTGTGTActgctgccccatgatgaagtgcttcacatgttacagcgtgggctctatagcgccaccgtgtggtcagttatcagcatgtttatgttagttgttttgacatgctactactcctacacgcttacagctagaaacatggttccaactgtaatatgtagGTTTGACTGTAGCATGTATGTAAAGGTGCAGGCTATAAGATCGCTCACTCATAACTCGGggttgtccttttttttgtcaaaagtaATGACATGTaaaattctgattctgattaaatagaacaaagacaacatgttaaaactgtgtttaaatctgttgattttaattttgaccCCAGCAACATGCTTCAAAGAATGTGGGACAGGGACAACAAAAgactcaaaaatatttttattgctaaaaaaaaacctattgtaacattttacaacTAAGTAGGTTAATAGGCAACGGGTCACTATCATGAGTGGGTGTAAAAAGTGCATCCCAAAGAATCTCAATGAAGGAAGAATGGGACAAGGTGTTCAGTGCCTTAAAAAGGTAAACATAATTTATGAAGCTCAAttctatttaaacatttgtaaaaaggaTCCACCtagtttacagtttttctatTGCTAAAAAGCGTTAGTCAAAATTAAAGTCATATTATCAAAACTGCAAAAGTCCATGTGAAGAAAACTGTGAAtcacttttcattgttttcacacAAATTGCATTCAGTGACCACAGTTACCaaaatttctctcttttctcagtCAGAGACCATCCCGTGCAAAACACTATACTTTTActgcacatttttcaaatgctaaCATACTTTGTTCAAAACAGTtcaaaaacagtcaaaacagagtggtgtgaaaaacatgcatttcttcTGCAGCCACATTGATATCTATAGAAAATCATATCAAAAATATTGACAGCTGATTGCAGTCTACAGCTGAAAACCTCCCAGGTGACCTGTGTTTGGCTCACTAGCAACCAGATAAGTGTGAGAGAACTCTGTTATCAGTATGTCCAGGTAATATGTCTGTTGAACGAAGAAACAGAGTACATACATAACTATGCATAATGTGCTCTAATTTagctttactttattttagacATTATTGTAAATGGAGGCCAGACCAACCCCACGTATAGTCATTTTGGGAATGAAGCCAGAATTAGCCTGGCAAAAGCACAGGAAGAAACAAATGGGCAACTGTGGATGTCCCAGGCCAGGAAAGAGCAAACATTACAATGTATGCAGCCCTTTGCAATGATGGTTTGCTTTGGTACAAACCTCTCAATGGTccctacaataaaaaaaatccataatcAAATTGTGCCAGTAGGGGAGAGAGGTCAAAGGGCAGGGAAGACAACATACACGTTGCATGGGATAATGTGGCACCCTCCTGAGTGTCAATCCTGCAACTGTCTCTGCTTTGAGATCAGAATTAAGTAAAAGAAAGGGATGAGGTTGAATTAGTGCCTATTTCAGCTGTTGGACTACAAACCtttacagcctttttttttattttttgtgattttactttaaataagaCTGACATTTATTCTGTTACTGCCATCAGATGGTATTTCCTTTTGTAATCAGCAGACCTGTGTCTCTTCTTTACATATTAAGGCTGCATCAGAGCTGCATTTGCTACTataatttcaattttgttttttgatgccaaactaaacaaaacacatttttgcaaaaatataaaaaattattatgcATAATGAAACAGTTCTTCACAATTTACACTAGGACATGTTAAAATATTCTGGACTCAGTAATTTGCGGCACACCCATTagatttagtgttttattacaTAGGTTTAAAATAGCTTATTACATTACAGTTGTCATTACATGACGTACAATGTTAATACCTAACTACTTAAAAATTGAGAGCAGTCTATAATTCTGTGATTCACTGGAGCAAAAAACACAAGAGTTACTGAGTTTTGGACCCAGTATCTGGATAAGAAAGGAGGCTGTAAAAGACATTATAAATGAAAAGGTTGTAAAACTTCAGGTAGGAGACAGGAACCTAATGCTAaaattcaacataaaaaataagacTGTTTTAGCAGTAGCAACTCTGTAATGGGGACATACACCAGCTGTTTAATACTTAATTTTTTATATAAGGTACATTTTGTAtagtgtcttttattttgaatgaatCACCCAAATGGACAAGTGTTCAGACGAGTCTTTCACAGCACGgcatttactaaataaaaagtTCTGACAATTTTTCTCAATGTttgctgtaatttgttttgttgatctTTTGTGGCTTTTCTACCAAGGCAGGCAAAAAAACAGCTTTCTCTTTTGAATAGGGGAGCCACTGCTTGTTCATAACAGAACTGAATACCATATTGGGACTAAAGACTAGAATCACTAGAGTCACAGCGCACACTTAAAAATTTTCTTTGCCGACAGTCAATACTGGCTGAGCcagactggcactgaccaggCCCCCCTATGTCTGACTAGTCATCATGACtaaatcacattcataatcCACTGTGTAGTTGTGTAGTGTGTCCAGCCTACACTTAAGTACAGAATTCTAGTAAGTATATTTTCGAGGTACTTATGTAGCTGAAGTATTTTATgttacagtacttttacttttcctcCGCCACAATTGAAAGAAACTATTGTAATTTACCTTTAAATTGCAGTGGACTCCACTACCTTTAACTTACAGTTTCAGTTGCTAAAATTTGGTTTTAACCGCTGAAACTTCACTAATAAACCCCCCCTTGTGTCTTAAGGTCGTTTACATTCATATGTTAGGccgcggctgtagctcagttggtaaggcagtc includes these proteins:
- the LOC137100081 gene encoding serine protease 33-like — protein: MSSIFTSPSTTSTQTTSTLTTLALTTSTSTTLPSTASKSTLLPSSTSTSTTLPLTPSTSTTMAPITSTSKSTTSTSTILPSTTFKTTLLASTTITSTIHLSTTFTPTTLASSTSTPTILPSTTSRSTTFSLVTSTSTTLPSTKSTTFRPSTPTSTMSASVTKPVVCGQASINTRILGGNSATAGMWPWMASLQVNGNHVCGGTLVAVDSVLSNANCFLSSPIPSQWTVVLGHLKQNGSNPNEVRLNVTNITLSNLTGPNVAVLHLASQPPLSNYIQPICLEKGQTFTVSSTCWAAGWSSGRGGVEQVLQEFQTTVVDCGSTSTSNSICTGFVSLDQGDSGGPMMCKLAAPGSRRQ